A genomic stretch from Edaphobacter aggregans includes:
- a CDS encoding tetratricopeptide repeat protein — protein MQDDTTFSLTGASRLNGSGGVNGQKFGSRDANDRGARRHLEGDVEGAKAEYLSALELDSGNATAHNNLGFLLSQEGQLDKAIAHYQLALEIDPQKSMAMANMGLVEGAQGNDKAAVEWLRRAVGANTGNVLAWDNLSRLLLKMGRLTEAEAAARTALEAAPHEGRFYLTLGLAVAGQQRLTEAVEIFKRTVHLDPNSANSWEQLGVVLWLRQDLGSAADALRRAVTLDSQSVSARYHLALVLLTRGEHEAAVKELESVLAIEPGHAAAQLDLAVLSVSQGDAAGALDRLEVILHSDPENPRALFYRAVALDQSQRTSEATELLQALADAGKGKYSQRAHVYLEERSGRHS, from the coding sequence ATGCAAGACGATACAACGTTTTCTCTCACCGGCGCGAGCCGGCTGAACGGCAGCGGTGGCGTGAACGGCCAGAAGTTCGGCTCGCGCGACGCTAACGATCGAGGCGCGCGGCGACACCTCGAGGGCGATGTGGAAGGAGCAAAAGCTGAATACCTGTCGGCACTCGAACTGGATTCCGGCAACGCGACTGCGCATAACAATCTCGGTTTCCTGCTGTCCCAGGAAGGTCAATTAGACAAGGCCATCGCCCATTACCAGCTAGCCCTCGAAATTGACCCGCAGAAGAGCATGGCCATGGCCAACATGGGGCTCGTAGAGGGCGCTCAGGGCAATGATAAGGCCGCTGTGGAATGGCTTCGCCGCGCGGTAGGGGCCAACACTGGCAACGTTCTTGCCTGGGATAATCTAAGCCGATTGCTGCTGAAAATGGGCCGGCTTACCGAGGCCGAAGCCGCGGCGCGAACTGCCCTGGAGGCCGCACCCCATGAGGGGCGCTTTTACCTCACCTTGGGACTGGCCGTCGCCGGGCAGCAGCGCCTGACGGAAGCGGTCGAGATATTCAAACGCACTGTCCACCTTGATCCTAATTCAGCAAATAGCTGGGAACAATTGGGCGTAGTGCTCTGGCTCCGGCAGGATCTGGGTTCTGCAGCCGACGCTCTTCGGCGCGCCGTTACGCTCGACTCGCAAAGCGTCTCGGCTCGCTATCATCTGGCCCTGGTTCTGTTGACCAGGGGCGAGCACGAAGCCGCGGTCAAGGAGCTGGAATCTGTTCTGGCCATCGAACCGGGTCATGCCGCCGCGCAACTAGATCTGGCGGTACTTTCAGTCTCGCAGGGCGATGCCGCGGGGGCTCTCGACAGACTGGAAGTAATCCTGCACAGTGACCCGGAGAATCCGCGGGCCCTTTTTTACCGCGCGGTCGCACTTGATCAGTCGCAGCGAACTAGCGAAGCCACGGAGCTCCTGCAGGCACTGGCTGACGCCGGCAAAGGCAAGTATTCGCAGCGAGCGCACGTCTATCTGGAAGAAAGGAGCGGGAGACACTCCTAG
- a CDS encoding glycosyltransferase: MNAAIAQPDPIVLPQVAESRALPHELKDFRGHHAGETILVCGCGSSLSDIVSPDRFITIGVNDVGRLFQPDYLVVLNPRQQFHNDRFQFVEQSRARAIFTQLNLGILHPHIVRFRLGKFGGVDFSDHSCLHYTRNSPYLAMCLAIHMGATRIGLIGVDFNADHFFAKTGQHPLTRQLPQIDQEYKRLYDACNRQGIEVVNLSANSRLTALPKMSPEEFASRGQSKKSLNVVSYSTTPVAGVPAILARCIASRTAHTCRTVWATKSYSNGVAFDGDVEWQRLPEVAETLLRSADLVIVHNGKVDERHRAFLRNKPIITMAHNYISNIDQAFLQQGFPGVVVGQYQAALPEFKGWHVVPNPVPLWETAFQPIAKQLPITICYTPSGKHDTYPRNHRLYWHSKGHSSTIRVLESLARRYEVQLEVIRGSQVSHAESLAMKRRAHIVIDECVTGSYHRNSLEGLALGCVVVNGVGSVPSIADLLTHCAGGAVEIPFVQAGLDDLERVLTILIERGAAALVAQGERNRRWMEERWDFRQQWTRFWEPAVDQATRPRRHSAASVHLAHSAPLRGEKGVSHQIAATVLAEGLSVVVCQGGKERLPQLGASLANLRQCEGVSEIIVAEMGCAPVAEELARRWADKYAFVKADDAFERARALNIGTSLAEYDLVLWMDNDLIMSPDFISKAVKEMRANGLDYLIPYARLDCLSASDSKAVMQGVCNPADCAVAGVYLPLRPAYGGAGIVKRSFILEYGGISEDFRGWGGEDDAWWHKASLLGRADVTQQRNQSLHHLFHLNSGSYTKQKESNPHYSRNVAALKEISSVRDRETFLKRFQPPRVSWSWENKSIAFVSRHIGSDSLPSAVAHHLSKLVLGQVLPQVLTDNDVASKDWFAKNSPDALVLCGLESAIPVLADEAQSAIWRKTIVIHTGGDLTVDVAQPLQRAGAIVCLSGADATQLRKAGLRPWTCGRSAGLPPTPFDIAMNLLQPLSIVMGGAIPSNLAASNVDVETRIAGSADPQPPNDLPIWMYWEGQCPDWIKACQQTVFRHATDVRLLSSSDFDRLRDIDRDIDLRQLHVAQRADYIRAFLLAKYGGLWIDSDCIVMRPLRPLLDILNEFEFIAHRERTGGFWANDFMAAARDSKIAATLYRKICDRLRSSAPIGWTDLGCMAVTETLKAADTPWFEIRPERIQPVCWSNPAPFFALKNAGGHQQTFDHRAVCYMLSNLTMQKNLKTTHLSKLLLSEGTFFKYLLGESMGKGPTASAKADSATSTPASRNVLPDQLSDLGTSQPMEDIFKRMMTQFSLAGYESLSGPGSSLLATSEIRQRLPLLIQDLEVKSVVDAGCGDLHWMKRVKLAVQEYVGVDVIPSVVDSNQKNSCSPNSRFITVDLTRQPTPKADLIICRDCLVLLSYEDIASVLRNFAKSGSQYLLTTTFANHAPNSELGTGRWRPLNLRRPPFNFPEPLRIINEKCTEGGGNFSDKSLALWRMEDVPMMDASPKMRAEDSATTANVTEDNLQTSFAADRQAPYELAVIVPISIGATQDIRLRNIKACLQALNSQDLDRKRYRVIVVEQDSEPRLESVLSTCVDKYLFSYNPGPFNKGWALNIGVRAGFSATTAVCLMDADILPSRSFLKDGLDCMLSSHRALRPYERVIYLDSPSTELAIQHRLGRAGCAPDESKYRGQSFQSSKGGCIWVQTKLYAEIRGFDERFRGFGFEDSEFWDRLSKSTPIKVLPGSLLHMHHLPSVDRNCSAANARLYDQVTRGHLAAWTGPMGGIHRYFHEYQDANSNLARRNGRRLAGVTNRNGMSVLDATVEPFVQMACYNSRAGRESVSGPGSSLDQTAEIRSSLPSVIRDIDARSLLDAACGDFNWMRHVAIKFDEYIGVDLIPAVIEQNQRFFAEHGRTFMYSDITRDALPKVDLILCRDCLVHYSYSNIFRALKNFKASKSKYLLTTTFDQRKTNADITTGGWRPVNLQLPPFCFPEPVRTINEKCSENNGMYSDKSLGLWRLDDIP; the protein is encoded by the coding sequence ATGAATGCTGCCATCGCCCAGCCCGATCCTATCGTCCTGCCGCAGGTCGCCGAGTCACGCGCGTTGCCGCACGAGCTCAAGGATTTCCGCGGCCATCACGCCGGCGAAACCATCCTCGTCTGCGGCTGTGGATCGTCGTTGTCGGATATTGTCTCTCCGGACCGCTTCATTACTATCGGGGTCAACGATGTGGGCCGGCTATTCCAACCGGATTACCTGGTTGTCTTGAATCCCAGGCAGCAGTTCCACAACGACCGTTTTCAATTCGTTGAGCAGAGTCGCGCCCGCGCCATCTTCACACAACTGAATTTGGGCATCCTTCATCCTCACATCGTCCGCTTTCGATTGGGAAAATTCGGTGGCGTAGATTTCTCCGACCATTCTTGCCTGCACTACACCCGAAATTCTCCGTACCTGGCCATGTGCCTAGCGATTCACATGGGTGCCACGAGGATCGGACTGATCGGGGTGGATTTCAATGCCGATCATTTCTTCGCAAAAACAGGCCAGCATCCGCTCACCCGTCAGCTTCCGCAAATCGATCAGGAGTATAAGCGTCTCTATGATGCCTGCAACAGGCAAGGGATAGAAGTCGTCAACCTAAGTGCCAACAGCCGTCTCACAGCACTCCCCAAAATGTCACCCGAAGAGTTCGCATCGCGTGGGCAATCGAAGAAGTCTCTGAATGTGGTTTCCTATTCCACTACACCTGTAGCAGGCGTGCCTGCCATCTTGGCCAGGTGTATCGCATCCCGCACTGCGCACACCTGCCGCACAGTGTGGGCAACAAAAAGCTATTCCAACGGTGTGGCTTTTGACGGAGATGTTGAGTGGCAGCGGTTACCCGAGGTCGCCGAAACGCTCTTGCGATCTGCCGATTTGGTGATTGTCCACAATGGAAAAGTAGATGAGCGCCACCGGGCATTCCTTCGCAACAAGCCGATTATCACCATGGCCCACAATTACATCTCGAACATCGACCAGGCATTCTTGCAGCAAGGATTTCCCGGTGTAGTCGTCGGCCAGTACCAGGCCGCTCTGCCCGAGTTTAAGGGGTGGCACGTGGTCCCCAATCCCGTACCGTTGTGGGAGACCGCGTTTCAGCCCATCGCTAAACAGCTGCCCATCACGATTTGTTACACCCCTTCCGGGAAGCACGATACCTATCCAAGAAATCATCGGCTTTACTGGCACTCCAAGGGTCATAGTTCAACCATACGAGTGTTAGAGAGCCTCGCACGGCGCTATGAAGTGCAACTTGAAGTCATCCGCGGCAGTCAAGTATCCCATGCCGAATCGCTCGCCATGAAGCGTCGCGCCCACATCGTGATCGATGAATGCGTTACTGGCAGCTATCATCGAAATAGCTTGGAAGGGTTAGCCCTCGGTTGCGTGGTCGTGAATGGAGTAGGCAGCGTGCCGTCGATCGCAGATCTGCTCACTCACTGCGCTGGTGGGGCCGTGGAGATTCCGTTTGTGCAGGCCGGCCTTGATGATTTGGAACGAGTGTTGACCATCCTGATAGAACGTGGCGCCGCGGCGCTTGTCGCGCAGGGAGAGCGCAATCGCAGATGGATGGAAGAGCGATGGGACTTTCGACAGCAATGGACACGTTTCTGGGAACCTGCGGTCGATCAGGCAACTCGGCCGCGACGGCATAGTGCTGCCAGCGTTCACCTCGCTCATAGCGCCCCCCTTAGAGGAGAAAAAGGCGTGAGCCACCAAATAGCGGCGACTGTACTAGCAGAGGGATTAAGCGTGGTTGTTTGTCAGGGCGGAAAGGAGCGTTTGCCTCAACTCGGAGCATCACTGGCCAATCTTCGGCAATGCGAGGGTGTGAGCGAAATCATCGTGGCAGAGATGGGCTGCGCCCCTGTCGCCGAGGAACTGGCTCGTCGCTGGGCAGACAAGTACGCGTTTGTGAAAGCCGATGATGCTTTCGAACGGGCACGCGCTTTAAACATAGGTACTTCCCTGGCAGAGTACGACCTGGTCCTTTGGATGGACAACGACCTGATCATGTCCCCGGACTTCATTAGCAAAGCAGTCAAAGAGATGCGTGCAAACGGGTTGGACTATTTGATCCCTTACGCTCGATTAGACTGCTTGTCGGCATCCGATAGTAAGGCCGTGATGCAAGGAGTTTGTAACCCCGCGGATTGTGCCGTCGCTGGCGTGTATCTACCGCTCCGCCCCGCTTATGGAGGGGCGGGAATCGTCAAACGATCTTTCATTCTCGAATACGGAGGAATCTCAGAAGACTTTCGAGGTTGGGGTGGGGAAGACGATGCCTGGTGGCATAAAGCCAGCCTTCTCGGACGGGCCGACGTGACTCAGCAGCGAAATCAATCCCTTCATCATCTGTTCCACCTAAACTCCGGCTCTTACACAAAGCAGAAGGAGAGCAATCCACACTACTCCCGAAACGTGGCTGCGCTTAAGGAGATCTCTTCCGTTCGCGACCGCGAGACTTTCCTTAAGCGCTTTCAGCCGCCGCGGGTCTCATGGAGCTGGGAGAATAAATCCATAGCGTTCGTCAGCCGCCATATTGGTTCGGACTCTTTGCCCAGTGCTGTGGCGCATCACCTGTCGAAATTGGTCTTAGGCCAGGTTCTTCCGCAAGTCCTGACCGATAACGATGTTGCCTCTAAGGACTGGTTTGCAAAGAATTCGCCCGATGCCCTGGTCCTCTGCGGTCTGGAGTCGGCTATACCCGTCTTAGCCGATGAGGCGCAGAGTGCGATATGGAGAAAAACGATTGTTATTCATACTGGAGGAGACCTGACGGTTGATGTTGCACAACCGCTGCAACGAGCGGGAGCGATCGTCTGCCTGAGTGGTGCGGATGCGACACAACTCCGAAAGGCGGGGCTGCGGCCATGGACTTGTGGCCGGTCCGCCGGATTGCCACCAACGCCCTTCGATATTGCGATGAATCTCCTTCAACCTCTCTCCATCGTCATGGGAGGAGCAATCCCCTCCAACCTTGCGGCGTCCAACGTCGATGTAGAGACCCGGATAGCAGGCTCGGCTGATCCGCAACCCCCTAACGACTTGCCCATTTGGATGTATTGGGAGGGCCAGTGCCCTGATTGGATCAAAGCGTGTCAACAAACTGTATTCCGGCACGCAACGGACGTACGTCTTCTTTCTTCCAGCGACTTTGACAGGTTAAGGGATATCGATCGAGACATCGATCTTAGGCAGCTCCATGTAGCACAGCGCGCAGACTACATTCGCGCATTTCTCCTGGCAAAGTACGGAGGGCTATGGATTGATTCTGATTGTATTGTGATGAGGCCTCTTCGCCCCTTGCTGGACATTTTGAACGAATTCGAATTCATCGCTCATCGGGAACGAACCGGCGGCTTTTGGGCTAATGACTTCATGGCTGCTGCCCGGGACAGCAAGATAGCGGCGACACTATACCGGAAGATATGCGATAGGCTTCGTTCTTCTGCGCCCATTGGATGGACTGACCTGGGCTGCATGGCCGTCACTGAAACGCTAAAAGCTGCAGACACTCCTTGGTTCGAAATCCGGCCGGAGCGAATCCAGCCGGTGTGCTGGAGTAATCCGGCTCCGTTCTTTGCTCTCAAGAATGCTGGCGGACACCAACAAACCTTTGACCATCGCGCGGTTTGCTATATGCTCTCGAACCTCACGATGCAAAAAAATCTCAAGACAACCCATCTCTCGAAACTGCTGTTGTCGGAAGGAACATTTTTTAAATATCTCCTCGGCGAATCAATGGGTAAAGGACCAACTGCATCGGCGAAAGCCGATTCCGCAACATCAACCCCTGCGTCACGCAACGTATTGCCCGATCAGCTCAGCGATCTTGGAACTTCGCAACCCATGGAAGACATATTCAAACGCATGATGACCCAGTTCTCGCTCGCTGGGTACGAATCACTTTCCGGCCCCGGCTCCTCTCTTCTTGCCACCAGCGAGATCAGGCAGCGGTTGCCTCTGCTCATTCAAGACCTCGAAGTAAAGTCAGTCGTTGATGCGGGTTGTGGCGATCTTCATTGGATGAAGCGGGTCAAGCTCGCAGTACAGGAGTACGTCGGTGTGGACGTAATTCCGAGTGTGGTAGACAGCAATCAAAAAAACTCTTGCAGTCCAAACTCCAGATTCATAACAGTGGATCTTACTCGGCAACCGACTCCCAAAGCTGATTTGATCATCTGCCGGGACTGTCTTGTCCTTCTTTCCTACGAAGATATCGCATCCGTACTCAGAAACTTCGCGAAGAGCGGATCACAATATCTACTCACAACCACGTTTGCGAATCATGCACCAAATAGCGAGCTTGGGACCGGCAGGTGGAGGCCGCTCAATCTTCGCCGCCCGCCTTTTAATTTCCCTGAACCGCTTCGTATCATCAACGAAAAATGCACAGAAGGGGGCGGTAATTTCTCTGACAAGAGCTTGGCCTTATGGCGCATGGAGGATGTTCCCATGATGGATGCTTCACCTAAGATGAGGGCCGAGGACAGCGCGACCACGGCCAATGTCACGGAAGACAACCTTCAAACCAGCTTTGCGGCCGACAGACAAGCGCCTTACGAACTGGCGGTCATCGTCCCGATATCAATCGGTGCCACGCAGGATATCCGGTTGCGAAATATTAAAGCTTGCCTTCAGGCGCTCAATTCACAAGACCTTGATCGTAAGCGGTATCGTGTCATCGTTGTGGAGCAGGATTCAGAACCCCGGCTCGAATCGGTTCTCTCAACCTGTGTCGATAAGTATCTATTTTCTTATAATCCTGGGCCTTTTAACAAAGGATGGGCATTGAACATCGGCGTTCGTGCCGGCTTTTCGGCCACAACTGCGGTGTGTCTCATGGACGCTGACATCCTCCCTTCGCGGTCATTCCTCAAAGACGGCTTAGACTGCATGTTGTCAAGTCATCGTGCACTGCGACCCTATGAGCGGGTGATTTACCTCGATTCCCCATCTACTGAACTGGCTATACAGCACCGCCTGGGTCGAGCAGGGTGCGCTCCCGACGAGAGCAAATATCGAGGGCAGTCATTTCAAAGTTCGAAGGGCGGGTGCATCTGGGTGCAGACGAAGCTCTATGCAGAGATACGCGGCTTCGACGAGCGGTTCCGGGGCTTTGGCTTTGAAGACTCAGAGTTCTGGGACCGGCTTTCGAAATCTACCCCCATCAAGGTCCTTCCCGGTTCATTGTTGCACATGCACCATCTGCCTTCAGTTGACCGAAACTGCTCAGCCGCCAACGCGCGGCTTTATGACCAGGTGACTCGTGGACACTTAGCTGCGTGGACTGGCCCCATGGGGGGCATCCATCGCTATTTCCACGAATACCAGGATGCAAATTCAAATCTCGCCCGACGAAACGGTCGACGGCTGGCGGGTGTGACAAACAGAAATGGCATGTCTGTACTTGATGCCACGGTCGAACCATTTGTTCAAATGGCGTGCTACAACTCTCGGGCCGGCCGGGAATCGGTCTCCGGGCCGGGTTCCTCGCTGGATCAAACAGCCGAGATCCGGAGCAGCCTTCCTTCAGTTATCCGCGACATCGATGCACGCTCGCTCCTCGATGCAGCATGTGGTGACTTCAACTGGATGAGGCACGTTGCCATTAAGTTTGATGAGTATATCGGGGTCGATCTGATCCCCGCGGTAATCGAACAGAATCAAAGGTTCTTTGCAGAACACGGCAGAACATTCATGTATTCAGACATCACCCGCGACGCCTTGCCAAAGGTAGATTTGATCTTATGTCGTGATTGCTTGGTTCATTATTCGTACTCGAATATATTTCGAGCTCTAAAAAACTTCAAAGCCAGCAAGTCAAAATACCTCCTGACCACAACCTTCGATCAACGAAAGACCAACGCCGACATAACAACCGGAGGTTGGAGGCCAGTGAATTTGCAGTTACCTCCGTTCTGCTTCCCGGAGCCTGTCAGAACTATCAACGAGAAATGCAGCGAGAATAATGGCATGTATTCAGACAAGAGTCTGGGGCTCTGGCGTCTGGACGATATCCCGTAA